In the genome of Salmo trutta chromosome 39, fSalTru1.1, whole genome shotgun sequence, the window GATGACTCTATTGATTCGCTATGATGGTATTGGCCAAGGACAGAAAACCCCTTTaacttccgtgtgtgtgtgtgtgtgtgtgtgtgtgtgtgtgtgtgtgtgtgtgtgtgtgtgtgtgtgtgtgtgcttgtgggtacttatgtgtgtgtgcttgtgaccACAGGACAGAAAAAACCTGTTTAACTTCTAGGAGCCAAAGCTAATGACACGTCAGGGAAGAGAGAACGCCCttggtgtatgtatgtatgtgtgtgtgtgtgtgtgtgtgtgtgtgtgtaccctacTAAAATCACATCTGTGATAGAACGGGGAGACTGACTGCTCCTTCACATCTGCTACACTAACAGAGAATCAAGTTAATGCAAACATAAAacatggagggatgaagggaggggtgggagagagagggggaggagtacAGGGGGTTAAGATGAATGGGGTTGAGGATGAACCCTGGATCTTTACCTGATTCATGCTGgggtttaaacacacacacacgcacacacgcacgcacgcacgcacacacacacacacacacacacacacacacacacacacatacacacacacacacacagacagaactaagccaacaaAGTGAGAATACACATAAATTCACGTCAGTTGTAGCAGCTCTCTCTCCTCAAACCAAGGTCacagcagtgtgtttgtgtgtgtgtatgtgtgtgtgtgtgtgtgtgtgtgtgtgtgtttccagagtTCCTGTAGTTGTGATAAATCCTCTCTTCTGCTTCATCTGTTCTTCACTGAATATGATCTCTTTCTATATTTCTCCCATCtgtacctcctccctccctctctctctccctcctctctcctctctctgtcagttaATTGAGGTCAGTAGTGTGAAGAAGTGTGTACAGAATCAGAGACAGTAAAAACATCTTTGAACCCTCCAGTCCAAACAGCTACTGAGTAAAGTCTCTCATCATTCTCTCTTCAGACTGTATACACACGCTGACTCACCCAATGCAATCTGAGCCAAACAGATGCAGATAATCCACAGATTTTAGCATGTGGGTTTATGTGCTTGAGGGTCTGTGTGCACAAACAGActcagacaccacacacacacacacacacacacacacacacacacacacacacacacacacacacacacacacacacacacacacacacacacacacacacacacacacacagatagatagGTGATGCTATTGACTCTAGCAGAAGAGGAGCAGAAACACACACCAGGTAAAACAGGATGTTGTGTTCTCAGATCCATCTCATTttccagagagggagacagcgagagagaaagacagagagagagaaagacagcgagagagagagacagagagagagaaagacagcgagagagagagacagagagagagaaagagacagagagatagctaGTTATATTTTGTTGGTTTTATCTTCCACTTACTTAACTAGTTAATGCAGGTAATTTAGCCTTGTTAACAACTTGACTCAAATAAAGAGGAATGCTacttatgttagctagctggataaGCCTATCCAACACTACAACTCtgccaagtcaaggtaagctttcggttttattaatgtattgccaccagggcccgcCGGAGTAACTGCTAAATTGCTTGCTGTACACTATTCTGCGTGATTGTGCACATGGATTGGATTATGTgtttactaatgcattagttTTAGTAGCTATGTTAACTATGaagttagctaatatggtgacaacgatgatGGCTGTGTAGCggagttatgatatgaaggtttggcttggagacagctgttgtgttgggGGGGGAAAAGTTGGAGAAGGAGAgcacgtagatgcgagaaggaattatacaacgagcaaagtgatcgTGCTGTTTGCTATGTGGTTTGCTATGAACgtgaactgtgtgtgtgggtgatcagAGGGGCATTCATTcagccgattctgttgcaaaacgtttcttaaacggaagaaagCGGAACGAAACGGGAATGGACCTACCTgattttgtccaatagaaactgtcGTTTTAGTTGTGAAACGGAAcattttgcaactgtttggactaatgattacaccccagatcagctagatgcaggcaagagtgtgcaaggtggtattgaatctGTCACTGTCTGTCGCCTTGATTACttcaatttgtctctcgacctgtgcacctacagtacgttataaaCTTTAATATGTAGGATAGGTTAGGATAGGTTGTAGGATAGATGAGTATAGGGTAAAttcgagtatcatgtagtagcctaaactgttacactgagctgggtgaatggaatatgaatgacagttatccaatatgctgtaatagaaataaggccatgccactggtacagatgtaggatcttaatttgagccagtttgctacagcaggaagataatcctgcagcaacaggaaatgtgaattattatatggATTAAATGATTGACAGACGTTTTTGTTGgggttgatccatttttcattttaaagtggaaattacaaacttcagaagcctttttaaacctcactttgaagttctcctgcaacagggtgatcaaatgaagatccgaCACCTGTAGCAGTCAGATGTGTTTGAGCACTAGTAGGCATCATGCAGGGACGTTTACCTGCCTTGAGACATGAAGTGGTGTGAACCTTGGCCTGCCCTAGCCTGCCTGATGGACTGACTCTACCTGACTGAAACGGTTGTGCTAGCTGCACTGGGTTTGAAGATGTCACTACAGCACAATGTGGCTTTTAGCTTCTCCCTCTGTCTACAGTATAAACCCTTTGAGACCAGAAGAATGGGatatctcactgtgtgtgtgtgtgtgtgtgtgtgtgtgtgtgtgtgtgtgtgttcactgccCACTTTTTTAATGACTTTGATGTTTTAGTGAGTTCCTTTCTCATATGTGATTTAAGTGGCAGAGACAGTTTTTAGTTGCTGTTATATTTCACATTCCTCTGATTCAATCCCCCGACTGTTCTGCTGAAGTTCTAACTGTAGTAAATGAATGTCAAGTCTAACACCCGCtcacctttccctccctccctccctccctccctccctccctccctccctccctccctccctcagcatttcctcctcctctcctcatttcCCATTCccttcctcttttctctccctcctcctctcctcctctctactgtgGTAGATCATGTAAAGAAGCGAtacttcctatatagacctatatgctgcataatgataatatcatctctaggatggctacttcctatatagacctacatgctgcataatgataatatcatctctaggacggttacttcctatatagacctacatgctgcataatgataatatcatctctaggatggctacttcctatatagacctacatgctgcataatgataatatcatctctaggacggttacttcctatatagacctacatgctgcataatgataatatcatctctaggacggttacttcctatatagacctacatgctgcataatgataatatcatctctaggatggctacttcctatatagacctacatgatgcataatgataatatcatctctaggatggttacttcctatatagacctacatgctgcataatgataatatcatctctaggatggctacttcctatatagacctacatgctgcataatgataatatcatctctaggatggttacttcctatatagacctacatgctgcataatgataatatcatctctaggacggttacttcctatatagacctacatgctgcataatgataatatcatctctaggatggctacttcctatatagacctacatgctgcataatgataatatcatctctaggatggttacttcctatatagacctacatgctgcataatgataatatcatctctaggacggttacttcctatatagacctacatgctgcataatgataatatcatctctaggacgGTTGCTCTAGTTTTGAATAACAGGTATTAGCTACATTGTGGAATGATTTAACTCCATATGAATGAAATAGCTGTTATTAGCTCAATCCTAAATACAACTATAATCCACAGTCTTACCAGCCTCCCCTGGCTTCTGTTCTTGAAAGGAAACAGTTCAAGAAACAGTCCAATTCTGAAGGGAAAAACCTGGTCATTTAATTCATAGTAAGCCTAATGTCATCGAGGTCAAGGTGACTCAAATGTTTTAGTAAAACGTTACGAGGCTCCTATTCTGATAAGCCACAACTCTAACGACACCCACACCTGTAGATTCCAAGCCTTAAAAGGTGAATATGTAAATAGGCAAAATACAGACACATACCATTGGCCAAGTTATAATACACAGCACATTTCAATACTCACAGTATTTAACGGATGTCTTGCTTGTCCTTCATACCTAAGTTTCAGTAATGTTTAATTTCATAATGACTGTGTTGCTAGAAAGCAGCCCTCCGCCTGATGACAGCCACTCTGCTCTAGTGACAGAGCTGTCATAGTGAAAGACTAAGAGTCACTTCACTACgctccttctcctccactctctgattTAAAGACCGCACACGcgcgcaagcacacacacgcgcacacacacacgcaccaggaGAGCTGAAATCCCATCATCCTTCACTGCCATCCTGGCATTCTGATCATCCTCATTACCATAATATTCCCATTCCCATGATGCCTTGCTCCTACCACATCATCGTTCtttatcttcctctctcttctcctccttcttcctgcctctctctctccttcttctccctcttcctgtctctgtctccctaaCTCCCCTGTGGGATGACTACTCCATTAAGCGAATGAGTAATTCTGATGAAGTCCCTTCAGACTACTGAGCAGGAGCCTATAAAGGTAGCTGAACATGCGGACCAATAAGTTGTACCCTCCTCATGCCTGAAGTACCAGAGGCAGCACTAGGTCGCCCCCCGGTGGACACACCTGGAACTGAAATGATTTTTAATGGCCAGGAGAGGGCAATAACACTTTACAAATCAttttgagagagtgagagagagcgagagagagggagagagaatgtttttatatttctctccatccctccgaTTGGTTAGAAGTTTCCAGGTAGTTTTTTTCAGACCTTTCTCTTCTATAAAACTAATGGAAAAGTGCTGAAGCTTTTCTTTAGAAGTGGAGACTCTCCAAACTGACAGGACTACACAACAGACCAAGGAGAGACAACACACAGTTCTAGGATTACTTCTTGAGGAATATTCTACTCGAAAACTCACACTAACTTCACACAGCGTTTTTTCACACAAGCTTCAACATATCTTTAAAGTACCATCAGTTGTTTTTGGACTAGTTGGGCTGTGGACTGTCCTATTCACCGTCTTGAGTCACTCTGACTGCCTGGACCATTTTACGTTTCTATAAACAGTTTTTGAAGACTATTCTACCCTAGGACTACCCTACCTCTTATTGCCATGGCGAACAGCTGTCTCCAGCTCAGCGGTTTTGTGATGAGTTGTATCGGCTGGGTCGGGATCCTTATCGCCACGGCCACCAACGACTGGGTAGTGACGTGTAAATACGGCATGAACACCTGCAAGAAGATGGACGAGTTAGGAGCCAAGGGCCTGTGGGCTGAATGTGTCATATCAaccccactctatcactgtatatcACTGACACAGATATTGGACCTACCGGGTAATAGAACATTACTCTACTgtataatactatactatactctactataatatactatacagCAATACATAATAATACTATATTAAAGGTAATAGGACATGACTatttatactatactatattatactgtactctaccatactccaatatactatactatactataatatattatactatattatactatattgtACTACAATCTACTATGCTCTACTATACTCCACTATACTATACTCCACTATACTATGCTATAAAATACTACActctacaatactacactatactgtactacattatactacactcTAATATACCtcaatatactatactatattatactatactctactctactaaatATGACTACACTCTACTATACTCCACTATACTATACTGCACTATACTCTAATATACTCCACGATACCatagtatattatactatactataatattctatattatactacactgtactatacaccactatactctactctactatagatAGATGATACTACTATATTGAGGTTAATAAATAAGAAATAACAGGGCTGTGCAGACTGCTGCGTCTATGTGGCTGTGTACTCCGACCATGAGGTTATGATATATCGGGAATATTTCACAGCTAAAGGGTGTTGTTTGTCCCAAGCCTAAACcgatagtctacaacagctaatCTCAAACTCAAGGCCTGGATATCTTTCCTATTGGAATCAACCAAGATTACTATGGCACATTTCAGGCCATACTGTTtatctctttgtctctgtgtgtctgtgtacagcATACATCCAGACGTCGAGGGCGTTGATGATAACTGGATCCCTCCTGGGGTTGCCTGCAGTGGGGATGGTCCTAACAGCCATGCCCTGCATCTCTCTGGGGGACGAGCCTCAGTCCACCAAGAACAAACGATCCCTACTTGGGGGGGTTCTCATACTGCTAGTGGGTaagtctggacacacacacatacacacgcacacaaacacacacacacggacccacaaacacggacagacagacagacacacacgcacacaaacacacacggacacacggacacacacacacggacagacagacagacacacacacacacacacttgagcacAGAGACAGATGTTTGCACACACATGACAACATACGGTCATACTTACAACAACCCCAGCCCCAGGCCTAACCTTGACCCTTAAcccccccatcctccctccctctcacccctc includes:
- the LOC115179152 gene encoding claudin-11 — its product is MANSCLQLSGFVMSCIGWVGILIATATNDWVVTCKYGMNTCKKMDELGAKGLWAECVISTPLYHCISLTQILDLPAYIQTSRALMITGSLLGLPAVGMVLTAMPCISLGDEPQSTKNKRSLLGGVLILLVALCGGVSTVWFPIGAHQDQGLMLFGFSLYAGWVGTAFCLLGGAMITCCSTEPSQHYNHHDRFYYSKGQGPGNPVPPSTNHAKSAHV